In the genome of Epinephelus lanceolatus isolate andai-2023 chromosome 18, ASM4190304v1, whole genome shotgun sequence, one region contains:
- the rad23aa gene encoding RAD23 homolog A, nucleotide excision repair protein a translates to MQITLKTLQQQTIQIEIDPEQTVKALKEKIEAERGKDYFPVSGQKLIYAGKILQDDTPIKEYNIDEKNFVVVMVSKAKPAAAASPPASEAPKPPVQDSGSTSTAVPATAPASAPAPTPAAVPIPSEEAKEEPSAAATEPQQPASSSGGGQGLDASSALVTGAEYEAMLTEIMSMGYERERVVAALRASFNNPHRAVEYLLTGIPSSPVQESNPPAQAPASGPTEAPSLAEGENPLAFLRTQPQFLHMRQAIQQNPTLLPALLQQLGRENPQLLQQISQHQELFIQMLNEPVGEAGDVPEVGEMGAAGEEGAPVNYIQVTPQEKEAIERLKALGFPEALVIQAYFACEKNENLAANFLLNQGLEDD, encoded by the exons ATGCAGATCACTCTGAAAACACTGCAACAGCAGACGATTCAGATTGAGATAGACCCCGAACAAACG GTGAAGGCCTTGAAAGAGAAGATAGaagcagaaagaggaaaagactACTTTCCTGTATCCGGGCAGAAGCTGATATACGCCGGGAAAATCCTGCAAGATGACACACCAATTAAAGAATACAACATCGATGAGAAGAACTTTGTTGTAGTGATGGTTTCCAAG GCTAAACCCGCAGCTGCCGCCTCGCCTCCGGCCTCAGAAGCACCCAAACCCCCCGTACAGGACTCTGGCTCCACGTCAACAGCTGTCCCCGCCACAGCCCCAGCTTCAGCCCCAGCCCCGACCCCCGCAGCTGTCCCCATTCCCTCTGAGGAGGCCAAAGAGGAGCCAAGTGCCGCAGCCACAGAACCACAACAACCAGCCAG CTCCAGTGGCGGGGGTCAGGGTCTGGATGCCTCCTCAGCGCTCG tgacTGGAGCCGAGTACGAGGCCATGCTCACAGAGATCATGTCCATGGGCTACGAAAGGGAGCGAGTGGTGGCGGCACTACGGGCCAGTTTCAACAACCCCCACAGAGCTGTGGAGTACCTCCTCACT GGTATCCCCAGCAGCCCGGTGCAGGAGAGTAATCCCCCGGCGCAGGCCCCCGCGTCCGGACCCACAGAAGCCCCATCTCTAGCAGAGG GAGAGAACCCACTTGCATTCCTGCGGACTCAGCCTCAGTTCCTGCACATGAGACAGGCCATCCAGCAGAACCCTACTCTGCTACCAGCTCTGCTCCAACAACTAGGCAGGGAGAACCCTCAGCTTCTACAG CAAATCAGTCAGCATCAGGAGCTGTTCATCCAGATGTTGAACGAGCCGGTGGGAGAGGCAGGAGATGTGCCAGAAGTCGGAGAGATGGGAGCAGCCGGGGAGGAGGGCGCACCTGTCAACTATATCCAGGTTACACCTCAGGAGAAGGAAGCAATCGAAAGG TTAAAAGCGTTGGGTTTCCCAGAGGCCCTGGTGATCCAGGCCTATTTTGCCTGCGAGAAGAACGAGAACCTGGCGGCCAACTTTCTTCTCAACCAGGGACTGGAAGACGACTGA